The Lycium barbarum isolate Lr01 chromosome 9, ASM1917538v2, whole genome shotgun sequence genome has a segment encoding these proteins:
- the LOC132609466 gene encoding CBL-interacting serine/threonine-protein kinase 7-like, whose amino-acid sequence MDVKQPEPPPPSSVKIKRTTSSDSTGSGSIILNKYQLTRLLGRGSFAKVYHARCLDDNKEFAVKVINKAVTTIDASMEPRIIREVSAMTRLNHHPNILKLHEVMATKTKIYFVMELAHGGELFTKLNRRGGRFSESTARFYFHQLVSALHFCHQNGVAHRDIKPQNMLLDKDGHLKISDFGLSALPEQLQNGLLHTACGTPAYSAPEVVYRKGYNGAKADAWSCGVILYFFLAGSLPFDDSNLPNMYKAIHRREFQFPDWVSKPARRIINRLLDPNPDTRYGIEELMNTTWFKKSSSMKQEEQSRKKLFGEGILEKESKHMERMNAFDIISMSSGLDLSGLFEGGLNKKEMRFTTNVEVMKVEEKVMKIGKDEGYRVERRKRGGIGLVKGRVVLLMEILEVAKELWLVEFKVVNGGSEFEDCQWEKLKVGLKDIAVSWYNDGS is encoded by the coding sequence ATGGATGTAAAACAACCCGAACCGCCACCGCCTTCCTCCGTCAAAATTAAAAGAACCACCAGCTCCGACAGTACCGGATCCGGGTCAATAATCCTCAATAAATACCAACTCACCCGCCTTCTAGGCCGTGGTAGCTTTGCTAAAGTATACCATGCTCGTTGTTTAGACGACAACAAAGAATTCGCCGTTAAAGTTATCAATAAAGCCGTCACTACCATTGATGCTTCAATGGAACCTCGTATAATCCGAGAAGTATCCGCTATGACACGTCTTAATCATCACCCAAACATCCTTAAACTCCACGAAGTCATGGCTACTAAAACCAAAATATACTTCGTAATGGAACTCGCACACGGTGGTGAGCTTTTTACGAAATTGAACCGACGTGGTGGCCGGTTTTCTGAATCAACTGCCCGATTTTATTTCCATCAGCTTGTCTCTGCCTTACACTTCTGTCATCAAAATGGTGTCGCGCATCGCGATATTAAACCTCAAAACATGCTCCTGGACAAAGATGGTCACCTTAAAATCTCCGATTTTGGTCTCTCTGCTTTGCCTGAGCAGTTACAGAACGGTCTTCTTCACACCGCCTGTGGTACACCGGCTTATAGTGCACCTGAGGTAGTGTATAGAAAAGGGTATAACGGAGCTAAAGCGGATGCTTGGTCATGTGGGGTTATACTCTATTTTTTTCTTGCTGGAAGTTTACCGTTTGATGATTCCAATTTGCCTAATATGTATAAAGCTATACATCGTCGTGAATTTCAGTTTCCTGATTGGGTTTCAAAGCCAGCTCGGAGAATAATAAACCGGCTTCTTGATCCTAACCCTGATACGAGGTATGGTATTGAGGAACTGATGAATACTACATGGTTTAAGAAATCATCATCGATGAAACAAGAAGAACAAAGTAGAAAGAAGCTTTTTGGTGAAGGGATTTTAGAGAAGGAAAGTAAACACATGGAGAGAATGAATGCTTTTGATATTATTTCGATGTCTTCTGGGTTGGATTTATCGGGGTTGTTTGAAGGGGGGTTGAATAAGAAGGAGATGAGATTTACGACGAATGTGGAAGTAATGAAGGTCGAAGAGAAAGTGATGAAGATTGGAAAAGATGAAGGGTATAGAGTTGAAAGAAGGAAGAGAGGGGGAATTGGGTTGGTTAAAGGTCGAGTTGTTTTGTTGATGGAAATTTTGGAAGTGGCAAAGGAGTTATGGTTGGTGGAGTTTAAGGTTGTGAATGGAGGATCAGAATTTGAGGATTGTCAATGGGAGAAACTGAAAGTTGGGCTGAAAGATATAGCTGTTTCATGGTACAACGATGGGTCTTGA
- the LOC132609986 gene encoding pentatricopeptide repeat-containing protein At3g23020: MYVKFQYVDTSNCFHILNSTKSTPSIGILIQPTKKYKEQHKLHDPNGRIEKSKNLGVKFRPGDVKEKLDYQTGKNLHTHVSKNGVLKTQNGFLRKPVDKTESEEEIDGELSLGNVVQTKCSTKCSNEVKEAQIGILKTQNGVLKTQNDVLKTKNGIFRKPVDKETQNGALTTQNGVFRKPVDRTESKKKVGGQLSSGNAVEKVQNKGSTKWARYGGCIPVMLEALETVSNLDEALKPWEKSLTKKERTIILKEQVDWQRAMEIFEWFKRRGCHELNVIHYNIMLRILGRAQRWGEIERLWGEMKERRIEPINSTYGTLIDVYSKGGRRDQAVEWLKLMNKRGMVPDEVTMGIVVQMYKMAGEFKKAEEFLKKWSLCKCQVEERVNGAPRSGIRVNGSSGSSVCLSSHTYNNLIDTYGKAGQVKEAYETFHQMLREGIVPTTVTFNTMIHMCGNNGRMEEVASLMGKMEGLQCHPDTRTYNILISLHAKHDNIQMAATYFKLMKDASLEPDAVTYRTLLYAFSIRNMVSEAEKLILEMDKKDLQIDEFTQSALTRMYLEAGMVEKSRSWFQRFHLSGKMSSECYSANIDAFGERGHISEAEKAFNCCREGKRLTVLEFNVMIKAYGISKRYNEACYLFDSMETHGLSPDRCGYSSLIQLLAGADLPQKAASYARKMQEAGLVDDCIPYCAVISSFVKVGQLEMAVRLFDEMTAFDVKPDVVVYGVLINAFADIGSVKDATKYLVKMRNSGLEANAVIYTSLIKLYTKVGYLREAQETYKMLQSFEAGADVYSSNCMIDLYSERSMVRQAEEIFEHLKIKGNANEFSYAMMLCMYKRNGMFKEAYQNARKMRELGLLTDLLSYNNVLGLYATDGRFKEALATYKEMLSSAIQPDDSTYKSLGIVLLKCGVPKEAVGRLESLRKKDSQSGMQEWASALSSVIGVLDTENSDRKDA, translated from the coding sequence ATGTATGTGAAGTTTCAGTATGTTGATACTAGCAATTGTTTTCACATACTTAACTCAACTAAATCCACTCCCAGTATTGGAATTTTAATCCAACCCACTAAGAAATACAAAGAACAGCACAAATTACATGACCCAAATGGTAGAATTGAGAAAAGCAAGAATCTTGGGGTTAAATTCAGGCCTGGTGATGTAAAAGAGAAGTTGGATTATCAAACTGGAAAAAACTTGCATACCCATGTTTCGAAAAATGGTGTTTTAAAGACCCAAAATGGTTTCTTGAGAAAACCAGTTGATAAAACTGAGAGTGAAGAGGAAATTGATGGTGAATTGAGCTTGGGAAATGTGGTGCAGACTAAGTGTTCGACGAAATGCTCCAATGAAGTGAAGGAGGCTCAAATTGGTATTTTGAAGACCCAAAATGGTGTTTTAAAGACCCAAAACGATGTTTTGAAAACCAAAAATGGTATTTTTAGGAAACCAGTTGATAAGGAGACCCAAAATGGTGCTTTGACAACCCAAAATGGTGTTTTTAGGAAACCAGTTGATAGAACTGAGAGTAAGAAAAAAGTTGGTGGTCAATTGAGCTCAGGGAATGCGGTGGAGAAAGTGCAGAATAAGGGTTCGACGAAATGGGCCAGATATGGAGGATGCATTCCTGTTATGCTGGAAGCTTTGGAGACGGTTAGTAACTTGGATGAGGCATTAAAGCCATGGGAAAAGAGTTTGACCAAAAAAGAAAGGACTATTATATTGAAGGAGCAGGTGGATTGGCAACGAGCGATGGAGATTTTTGAGTGGTTTAAGAGAAGAGGATGCCATGAATTGAATGTTATACATTATAATATTATGCTTAGGATTCTCGGGAGAGCACAGAGGTGGGGTGAGATTGAGAGGTTATGGGGTGAAATGAAGGAAAGGAGAATTGAGCCAATAAATTCAACTTATGGGACTCTGATCGATGTCTACAGCAAGGGTGGGCGTAGGGACCAGGCAGTGGAATGGTTGAAATTGATGAATAAACGAGGGATGGTGCCAGATGAGGTGACAATGGGAATTGTTGTTCAGATGTATAAAATGGCAGGGGAGTTTAAGAAGGCGGAAGAGTTTCTGAAAAAGTGGTCTTTATGCAAATGTCAAGTGGAGGAACGTGTAAATGGTGCGCcaagaagtggtatcagagtcaaTGGTTCTTCTGGTTCAAGTGTTTGTTTGAGCTCACATACTTATAACAACTTAATCGACACTTACGGGAAAGCAGGACAAGTGAAAGAAGCATATGAGACTTTTCACCAGATGCTGAGGGAAGGGATCGTGCCGACAACAGTTACTTTCAATACAATGATTCACATGTGTGGTAATAATGGACGAATGGAAGAAGTTGCTTCCTTGATGGGGAAGATGGAGGGGCTTCAGTGCCATCCTGATACACGAACATACAACATACTTATTTCCCTTCACGCAAAGCATGACAACATACAAATGGCCGCCACCTACTTTAAACTTATGAAAGATGCTTCTCTAGAACCAGATGCAGTGACCTATCGCACTCTTTTGTATGCATTTTCTATAAGAAATATGGTCAGTGAAGCAGAGAAGCTCATTTTGGAGATGGATAAGAAAGATCTACAGATTGACGAATTCACTCAGTCAGCTTTGACTAGGATGTATCTAGAAGCGGGGATGGTAGAAAAGTCAAGGTCCTGGTTCCAGAGGTTTCATCTTTCAGGAAAAATGTCTTCTGAATGCTATTCTGCTAATATCGATGCCTTCGGTGAACGTGGCCATATTTCGGAAGCTGAGAAAGCTTTTAATTGCTGCAGGGAGGGAAAAAGACTCACTGTTCTTGAGTTCAATGTAATGATCAAAGCATATGGAATTAGCAAGAGATATAACGAGGCATGCTACTTGTTTGATAGCATGGAGACACATGGCTTATCTCCTGATAGATGCGGCTATAGTTCACTCATTCAATTGCTTGCTGGTGCAGATTTGCCGCAGAAAGCAGCATCTTATGCGAGGAAAATGCAGGAGGCGGGATTAGTTGATGATTGCATCCCTTATTGTGCTGTGATATCTAGTTTTGTTAAAGTAGGTCAGCTGGAAATGGCAGTAAGATTATTCGATGAAATGACTGCATTTGACGTCAAGCCGGATGTTGTTGTCTATGGTGTACTGATAAATGCCTTTGCTGACATAGGAAGCGTTAAAGACGCTACAAAATACTTGGTTAAAATGAGAAACTCTGGTTTAGAGGCAAATGCTGTTATATATACTTCCTTAATTAAGCTATACACCAAGGTTGGGTATTTGAGAGAAGCACAAGAAACATATAAAATGCTTCAGTCGTTTGAGGCAGGGGCTGATGTATATTCTTCAAATTGCATGATTGACTTGTACAGCGAGCGCTCTATGGTTAGACAAGCAGAAGAGATTTTCGAGCACCTGAAGATAAAGGGAAATGCAAATGAATTTTCTTATGCAATGATGTTGTGTATGTACAAGAGAAATGGAATGTTTAAGGAAGCCTATCAAAATGCCCGGAAAATGAGAGAACTGGGACTTCTGACTGACTTGTTGAGTTACAACAATGTGCTTGGATTGTATGCAACTGATGGGAGGTTTAAAGAAGCTTTGGCGACTTACAAGGAAATGCTTTCTTCTGCCATCCAACCTGATGATTCAACATACAAATCACTTGGAATTGTTCTTCTTAAATGCGGTGTTCCAAAGGAGGCTGTTGGTAGGCTGGAATCTCTGAGGAAAAAGGATTCTCAGAGTGGCATGCAAGAGTGGGCTTCAGCCCTATCTTCCGTTATTGGTGTGCTTGATACTGAAAATTCTGATAGAAAAGATGCTTAG